The following coding sequences lie in one Scatophagus argus isolate fScaArg1 chromosome 9, fScaArg1.pri, whole genome shotgun sequence genomic window:
- the mecr gene encoding enoyl-[acyl-carrier-protein] reductase, mitochondrial isoform X2, with translation MTQTRGHSAGLRAQTCQALLYRKHGDPSQVVQLEDVRLPPLGAKDVLVKMLAAPINPSDINMIQGTYAILPDLPAVGGNEGVAQVVEVGSQVKSLKTGDWVIPKDAGLGTWRTEAVLAEDVVISLPNDIPLLCAATLGVNPCTALRMLSDFEDLKPGDSVIQNAANSGVGQAVIQIAAAKGINTINVVRDRPEFTQLSDRLKAIGATHVIREETLRRPEIKELFKTCPKPKLALNGVGGKSATELLRHLQFGGSMVTYGGMAKQPVTVPVSALIFKDVKVRGFWVTQWKKDHSNDGTAFRAMLDELCCLIQQGKLTAPACTKVGLQDYSKALEAAMQPFTSAKQVLIM, from the exons ATGACGCAAACTCGGGG TCATTCAGCTGGACTGCGAGCACAGACGTGCCAGGCTCTTCTGTACAGAAAACACGGAGACCCTTCTCAAGTCGTTCA GTTAGAGGATGTGCGTCTACCTCCCTTAGGTGCAAAGGATGTCTTGGTTAAAATGCTGGCAGCTCCAATCAACCCATCTGACATCAACATGATTCAAG GAACTTATGCTATCCTGCCTGACCTCCCAGCTGTTGGGGGCAATGAGGGTGTGGCCCAGGTTGTAGAGGTGGGCAGCCAGGTGAAGTCCCTCAAAACAGGAGACTGGGTCATCCCAAAAGATGCTGGTCTGG GGACATGGAGGACAGAGGCGGTGCTGGCTGAGGACGTTGTCATCTCACTGCCGAATGATATTCCCTTGTTGTGTGCGGCCACGCTGGGGGTGAATCCCTGCACTGCCTTGAGGATGCTCTCTGATTTTGAGGATCTCAAGCCAG GTGATTCtgtgatccaaaatgcagccaACAGCGGAGTTGGGCAGGCTGTGATACAGATTGCTGCAGCAAAGGGAATAAACACTATCAATGTCGTCAGAGACAG GCCAGAGTTCACACAACTCAGTGATAGGCTGAAGGCCATCGGAGCAACTCATGTGATCAGAGAAGAGACACTGAGGCGGCCTGAGATAAAGGAACTGTTCaag ACCTGTCCAAAGCCTAAACTGGCACTGAATGGAGTTGGGGGCAAGAGTGCAACAGAACTGCTCCGTCATTTACA GTTTGGAGGATCTATGGTGACGTATGGGGGGATGGCCAAACAGCCAGTTACTGTCCCAGTG AGTGCCCTCATTTTCAAGGACGTGAAGGTTCGAGGATTTTGGGTCACACAGTGGAAGAAAGATCACTCAAATG ATGGAACAGCATTTAGAGCTATGCTGGATGAACTGTGCTGCCTCATCCAGCAGGGAAAGCTGACGGCTCCTGCCTGCACCAAAGTGGGCCTTCAAGACTACAGCAAGGCTTTGGAGGCAGCCATGCAACCTTTCACTTCAGCTAAACAGGTCCTGATCATGTGA
- the mecr gene encoding enoyl-[acyl-carrier-protein] reductase, mitochondrial isoform X1 has translation MWLPLHTVCLGRRTVCIKSSVAAVLKCMHRGNANVSLFSHSAGLRAQTCQALLYRKHGDPSQVVQLEDVRLPPLGAKDVLVKMLAAPINPSDINMIQGTYAILPDLPAVGGNEGVAQVVEVGSQVKSLKTGDWVIPKDAGLGTWRTEAVLAEDVVISLPNDIPLLCAATLGVNPCTALRMLSDFEDLKPGDSVIQNAANSGVGQAVIQIAAAKGINTINVVRDRPEFTQLSDRLKAIGATHVIREETLRRPEIKELFKTCPKPKLALNGVGGKSATELLRHLQFGGSMVTYGGMAKQPVTVPVSALIFKDVKVRGFWVTQWKKDHSNDGTAFRAMLDELCCLIQQGKLTAPACTKVGLQDYSKALEAAMQPFTSAKQVLIM, from the exons ATGTGGCTGCCACTTCACACAGTCTGTTTAGGAAGGCGGACAGTCTGCATAAAGAGCTCCGTCgctgctgttttaaaatgtatgcaCAGAGGTAATGCTAACGTTTCTCTCTTCAGTCATTCAGCTGGACTGCGAGCACAGACGTGCCAGGCTCTTCTGTACAGAAAACACGGAGACCCTTCTCAAGTCGTTCA GTTAGAGGATGTGCGTCTACCTCCCTTAGGTGCAAAGGATGTCTTGGTTAAAATGCTGGCAGCTCCAATCAACCCATCTGACATCAACATGATTCAAG GAACTTATGCTATCCTGCCTGACCTCCCAGCTGTTGGGGGCAATGAGGGTGTGGCCCAGGTTGTAGAGGTGGGCAGCCAGGTGAAGTCCCTCAAAACAGGAGACTGGGTCATCCCAAAAGATGCTGGTCTGG GGACATGGAGGACAGAGGCGGTGCTGGCTGAGGACGTTGTCATCTCACTGCCGAATGATATTCCCTTGTTGTGTGCGGCCACGCTGGGGGTGAATCCCTGCACTGCCTTGAGGATGCTCTCTGATTTTGAGGATCTCAAGCCAG GTGATTCtgtgatccaaaatgcagccaACAGCGGAGTTGGGCAGGCTGTGATACAGATTGCTGCAGCAAAGGGAATAAACACTATCAATGTCGTCAGAGACAG GCCAGAGTTCACACAACTCAGTGATAGGCTGAAGGCCATCGGAGCAACTCATGTGATCAGAGAAGAGACACTGAGGCGGCCTGAGATAAAGGAACTGTTCaag ACCTGTCCAAAGCCTAAACTGGCACTGAATGGAGTTGGGGGCAAGAGTGCAACAGAACTGCTCCGTCATTTACA GTTTGGAGGATCTATGGTGACGTATGGGGGGATGGCCAAACAGCCAGTTACTGTCCCAGTG AGTGCCCTCATTTTCAAGGACGTGAAGGTTCGAGGATTTTGGGTCACACAGTGGAAGAAAGATCACTCAAATG ATGGAACAGCATTTAGAGCTATGCTGGATGAACTGTGCTGCCTCATCCAGCAGGGAAAGCTGACGGCTCCTGCCTGCACCAAAGTGGGCCTTCAAGACTACAGCAAGGCTTTGGAGGCAGCCATGCAACCTTTCACTTCAGCTAAACAGGTCCTGATCATGTGA